A window of the Pecten maximus chromosome 19, xPecMax1.1, whole genome shotgun sequence genome harbors these coding sequences:
- the LOC117317295 gene encoding polycystic kidney disease protein 1-like 3, with protein MSADFLVIRGCYGSAPTACSPEVISGITATTPSPDVTTDNTITTKSPDVTTDNTITTKSPDVTTDNTVTTKSPDVTTDNTITTKSPDVTTDNTITTKYPDVTTDNTITTKSPDMTTDNTITTKSPDVTIDNKVTTKSPDVTTDNTITTKSPDVTTDNTITTKSPDVTTDNNVTTKSPDVTTDNTVTTKSPDVTTDNTITTKSPDVTTNNTITTKSPDMTTDNTVTTKSPDVTTDNTVTTKSPDVTTDNTITTKSPDVTTDNTITTKSPDVTTDNTVTTKSPDVTTDNTNTTKSPDVTTDNTITTKSPDVTTDNTITTKSPDVTTDNTVTTKSLDVTTDNAITTKSPDVTTDNKVITKSPDMTTDNTVTTKSPDVTTDNTVTTKSPEVTTDNTITTKSPDVTTDNTVTTKSPDVTTDNTVTTKSPEVTTDNTITTKSPDVTTDNIISTPDLPTTDKTRCCNCTNSVLIWGNAMDSLDPGDTAKIKELLEMLNKLRSQLAVNKTSPTSYRITKVSAMDMRASATSIGCLGVVAIIGTVLAIVSMDVIFFVTSKR; from the exons ATGTCTGCCGACTTTCTAGTTATACGGGGATGTTACG GCAGCGCCCCAACTGCTTGTTCTCCGGAAGTGATATCAGGAATTACCGCAACAACGCCCTCCCCGGATGTGACCACAGACAACACCATCACTACAAAATCCCCGGATGTGACAACAGACAACACCATCACTACAAAATCCCCGGATGTGACTACAGACAACACCGTCACTACAAAATCCCCGGATGTGACCACTGACAACACCATCACTACAAAATCCCCGGATGTGACCACGGACAACACCATCACTACAAAATACCCGGATGTGACAACAGACAACACCATCACTACAAAATCCCCGGATATGACCACTGACAACACCATCACTACAAAATCCCCGGATGTTACCATAGACAACAAGGTCACTACAAAATCCCCTGATGTGACCACAGACAACACCATCACTACAAAATCCCCGGATGTGACAACAGACAACACCATCACTACAAAATCCCCGGATGTTACCACAGACAACAATGTCACTACAAAATCCCCGGATGTGACCACGGACAACACTGTCACTACAAAATCCCCCGATGTGACCACAGACAACACCATCACTACAAAATCCCCGGATGTGACAACAAACAACACCATTACTACAAAATCCCCGGATATGACCACAGACAACACGGTCACTACAAAATCCCCGGATGTGACCACGGACAACACCGTCACTACAAAATCCCCCGATGTGACCACAGACAACACCATCACTACAAAATCCCCGGATGTGACCACTGACAACACCATCACTACAAAATCCCCGGATGTGACCACAGACAACACGGTCACTACAAAATCCCCGGATGTGACCACAGACAACACTAACACTACAAAATCCCCGGATGTGACCACAGACAACACCATCACTACAAAATCCCCGGATGTGACCACTGACAACACCATCACTACAAAATCCCCGGATGTGACCACAGACAACACGGTCACTACAAAATCCCTGGATGTGACCACAGACAACGCCATCACTACAAAATCCCCGGATGTTACCACAGACAACAAGGTCATTACAAAATCCCCGGATATGACCACGGACAACACCGTCACTACAAAATCCCCGGATGTGACCACGGACAACACGGTTACTACAAAATCCCCGGAAGTGACCACAGACAACACCATCACTACAAAATCCCCGGATGTGACCACGGACAACACCGTCACTACAAAATCCCCGGATGTGACCACGGACAACACGGTTACTACAAAATCCCCGGAAGTGACCACAGACAACACCATCACTACAAAATCCCCGGATGTGACCACGGACAACATCATTAGTACACCAG ATTTACCAACTACTGACAAAACCAGATGTTGTAATTGCACGAATAGCGTGCTTATTTGGGGGAACGCTATGGACTCTTTGGATCCCGGAGACACGGCTAAAATAAAGGAACTTCTTGAAATGTTGAATAAATTGAGGTCTCAATTGGCTGTCAACAAGACATCTCCGACGTCATACCGGATTACAAAGGTGAGCGCTATGGATATGAGGGCGTCTGCGACTAGCATTGGCTGTCTTGGAGTGGTCGCCATTATTGGGACTGTCTTGGCCATCGTGTCCATGGATGTCATATTTTTTGTCACGTCGAAACGGTGA